A part of Armatimonadota bacterium genomic DNA contains:
- a CDS encoding AAA family ATPase encodes MTGTVGVESPSGSRIDRFRSKSAAAVLAYIAVHDSRPVTRDELADAVWPESGQEESRQNLRTALSSLRRQLDPPGREGAVVGSDRLHVWLCKDTVTSDLAEFQRLTGLADRCRSNLEKIPLLTEALHWIRGDALAQVTFEWALPHQLALEEAYAAALCDAVDAMVAEDHARDAVALCKKGLTLFPLREDIHVAAIRAYGASGLSSEAIKQFETLERVLDDAWGEKPGQAAVSALQAVPEAPDSRELAAALSRRSGPAAGLKGDTARPFGQVEPSRSPALPPLLKRFFGRKDETGRLKDALDPTDDESPRLWTVTGVGGTGKSALALRVGHALAAAYEGRTHFVSLTEVRGAEWFLSSVCEALDLPRTTREEDRSALVGFLSGPPSLLILDGFERLVDGASEAVRDLLVACPNLRILVTSRRTSFLEVERVLSLQPLPVPEPGARPAETAESPSVKLFVDRTQAQRPDFELSSSNSEAVVQICRRLDGLPLALELAAAHMTMSSPAQLLVRLEDMRFLTSNRKDVPDRHRSLAAVMESSYELLDPQEQALLRSMGCFRGGAGLDGIEAVFGEGNTFQTVEALCGSSLLLTEDTPVGIRFRMLEPVREFAWQRCKAEGEDEAVLARHREWCCEVAKRIRTMFEGRHAKEALALGDAEHDNFRLAADTALLLDECPGPTLTMVGKLLPFTIARGHTVEWRVRGRKLLAMPSPQGWARETAIAYNSIGHLSAVTGHVDDAIRLLEESKALLETADEPLSLASCLNNLGNARLLTHDVAGARSCWEAVLESTDEPASDDPGRQTAIRMAALGNLAGLWRYLGEPAKSQALFEEALASSRERGQNALSCELLADLSQTFLDLDRPDKAVEVLDEAESEFKRVGAASLEGVVSICHAWCSVKAGDVGSAVADAWRGFRIGRELESPTLTANGLAVFCAAAVQTGASELAGRLREAATIIEPGFETSLAPWQRSATGMGERPATPGTRWSDDALDQLLLQVSDQLAPAPA; translated from the coding sequence TTGACGGGGACCGTCGGTGTGGAGAGCCCGTCCGGCTCCAGGATCGACCGCTTTCGGTCGAAGAGCGCGGCCGCGGTCCTGGCCTATATCGCCGTCCACGACTCCCGCCCTGTCACCCGTGACGAACTCGCCGACGCGGTGTGGCCGGAAAGCGGCCAAGAAGAATCCCGGCAGAACCTGCGGACGGCGCTCTCGTCCCTTCGACGGCAACTTGATCCTCCGGGCCGCGAGGGCGCGGTGGTCGGGTCGGACCGCCTTCACGTCTGGCTGTGCAAAGACACGGTCACGTCCGATCTGGCCGAGTTCCAGCGATTGACGGGCCTGGCCGACCGCTGCCGTTCGAACCTGGAGAAGATCCCGCTGTTGACGGAAGCCCTTCATTGGATCCGTGGAGACGCCCTCGCCCAGGTCACGTTCGAATGGGCGCTTCCACACCAATTGGCTCTGGAAGAGGCCTACGCAGCGGCCCTCTGCGACGCCGTCGACGCGATGGTGGCGGAAGACCACGCCCGGGACGCCGTCGCCCTCTGCAAAAAGGGGCTGACGCTCTTTCCGCTTCGAGAAGACATCCATGTCGCCGCGATCCGGGCCTATGGCGCCTCCGGCCTTTCGTCGGAAGCCATCAAGCAGTTCGAAACCCTAGAGCGGGTCTTGGACGACGCTTGGGGCGAAAAACCGGGGCAGGCCGCGGTCTCCGCGCTCCAGGCTGTTCCCGAAGCGCCAGATTCACGGGAACTGGCCGCGGCGCTTTCAAGAAGGTCCGGGCCGGCCGCAGGACTCAAGGGAGATACGGCACGACCCTTCGGTCAGGTGGAACCGTCCCGATCGCCGGCTTTACCACCGCTGCTCAAGAGGTTCTTCGGCCGAAAGGACGAGACCGGCCGCCTCAAAGACGCCCTCGACCCCACGGACGACGAATCGCCCCGTCTCTGGACCGTGACGGGCGTGGGCGGGACAGGGAAGAGCGCTCTGGCCCTGAGGGTCGGGCACGCCTTAGCCGCCGCATACGAAGGGCGGACGCACTTCGTGTCCCTGACCGAAGTCCGTGGAGCCGAGTGGTTCCTGTCGTCGGTCTGCGAGGCCCTCGACTTGCCTCGGACCACGCGGGAAGAGGACCGTAGCGCGCTCGTCGGCTTTCTTTCCGGGCCACCCTCCCTTCTGATCCTCGACGGGTTTGAACGGCTGGTCGACGGCGCCTCCGAAGCGGTCCGAGACCTCCTCGTCGCGTGCCCGAACCTACGGATCTTGGTGACGTCCCGTCGGACGTCCTTCCTCGAAGTCGAGCGTGTCCTCTCGCTCCAACCTCTCCCCGTGCCGGAACCGGGGGCACGGCCCGCCGAGACGGCGGAATCTCCGAGCGTCAAGCTGTTCGTCGACCGTACCCAAGCCCAAAGACCGGACTTCGAGCTGTCGTCGTCCAACTCGGAGGCTGTCGTCCAGATCTGCCGCAGGCTCGACGGGCTACCGCTGGCGCTGGAACTCGCTGCGGCCCACATGACGATGTCGTCTCCGGCGCAACTGCTTGTCCGACTGGAGGACATGCGTTTCTTGACGAGCAACCGCAAGGACGTCCCTGACCGGCACCGCTCCCTCGCTGCGGTCATGGAGTCCAGTTACGAACTGCTCGACCCGCAAGAGCAAGCCCTGCTCCGTTCGATGGGTTGCTTCCGCGGAGGGGCGGGCCTGGACGGCATCGAAGCCGTCTTCGGCGAGGGCAACACGTTCCAGACGGTCGAGGCGCTGTGCGGCAGTTCGCTTCTCTTGACCGAGGACACGCCGGTCGGCATCCGGTTCCGCATGCTAGAACCCGTCCGCGAGTTCGCTTGGCAACGCTGCAAAGCGGAGGGCGAAGACGAAGCGGTCTTGGCCCGTCACCGCGAATGGTGCTGCGAAGTCGCCAAGCGGATCCGGACGATGTTCGAAGGACGGCATGCCAAAGAAGCCTTGGCCTTGGGTGACGCCGAACACGACAACTTCCGGCTCGCGGCCGACACCGCCCTGCTCTTGGACGAGTGTCCGGGCCCGACCCTGACCATGGTCGGCAAGCTGCTGCCGTTCACGATCGCAAGGGGCCACACGGTCGAATGGAGGGTCCGGGGCCGGAAGCTGCTGGCGATGCCTTCGCCCCAAGGTTGGGCCCGGGAGACGGCGATCGCATACAACTCGATCGGGCACCTATCGGCTGTGACGGGCCATGTCGACGACGCGATCCGTCTTCTGGAGGAGTCCAAGGCCCTCTTGGAAACGGCCGACGAGCCGTTGAGCCTCGCCTCCTGTCTGAACAACCTCGGCAACGCCCGTCTGCTGACACACGACGTTGCGGGCGCGCGGTCGTGCTGGGAAGCCGTCCTCGAGAGCACGGACGAACCGGCCAGTGACGATCCAGGCCGTCAGACGGCGATCCGAATGGCCGCCCTTGGAAACCTCGCCGGATTGTGGCGCTATCTGGGCGAGCCCGCCAAGAGCCAAGCCCTGTTCGAAGAAGCCTTGGCTTCGAGCCGCGAACGTGGTCAGAACGCCCTCTCGTGCGAGCTCCTCGCCGACTTGTCCCAGACGTTCCTCGACCTGGACCGGCCGGACAAAGCGGTCGAAGTCCTCGACGAGGCAGAAAGCGAGTTCAAGCGCGTCGGAGCGGCGTCGCTCGAAGGCGTCGTCAGCATTTGTCACGCTTGGTGCTCGGTCAAGGCCGGCGACGTAGGTAGCGCCGTCGCCGACGCGTGGCGCGGGTTCCGGATCGGACGCGAACTGGAGTCACCGACCTTGACCGCGAACGGACTGGCCGTCTTCTGCGCCGCCGCGGTGCAGACCGGCGCGTCCGAACTGGCCGGGCGGCTCCGCGAAGCGGCGACGATCATCGAACCCGGGTTCGAGACGTCGCTGGCCCCTTGGCAACGGTCGGCGACCGGAATGGGAGAGCGGCCCGCGACGCCCGGCACGAGGTGGAGCGACGACGCCTTGGACCAGCTCTTGCTCCAAGTGTCCGACCAGCTCGCACCTGCGCCGGCCTAG
- the rplX gene encoding 50S ribosomal protein L24 has protein sequence MPTKADIKAKKQHVKLKVRTGDKVLIIAGKDKGQTGFVAAVSQEKMKAIVLQDNEENPEQPLPLNAAIKHFKAKYQGQRSARVRIPVPVHISNLMVIDPESGQPSRIGRRKEDGKIVRYAKKSGKTILDEPNMQKEG, from the coding sequence ATGCCGACCAAAGCCGATATCAAAGCCAAGAAGCAGCACGTCAAGCTGAAGGTCCGGACCGGAGACAAGGTCCTGATCATCGCGGGCAAGGACAAGGGCCAGACCGGCTTCGTCGCTGCCGTCAGCCAAGAGAAGATGAAGGCGATCGTCCTCCAGGACAACGAGGAGAACCCGGAACAGCCTTTACCGTTGAACGCCGCGATCAAGCACTTCAAAGCGAAGTACCAAGGCCAGCGGTCGGCGCGCGTGCGCATCCCGGTCCCCGTCCATATCAGCAACTTGATGGTCATCGATCCCGAAAGCGGCCAACCGAGCCGCATCGGCCGCCGCAAAGAGGACGGCAAGATCGTCCGCTACGCCAAGAAGAGCGGGAAGACCATCCTCGACGAGCCCAACATGCAGAAGGAGGGCTGA
- the rplN gene encoding 50S ribosomal protein L14, which translates to MIQQFTRLKVADNSGAREVMCIRVLKGSQPKYGGVGDVIVASVKSATPNMPVKKGDVIRAVIVRTKRHVRRADGSTLRFDDNACVVINPQNLEPRGTRIFGPVARELRDANFMKIVSLAPEVI; encoded by the coding sequence ATGATCCAACAGTTCACAAGGCTGAAGGTGGCGGACAACAGTGGCGCGCGTGAGGTGATGTGCATCCGCGTACTGAAGGGTTCGCAACCGAAATACGGAGGCGTCGGGGACGTCATCGTGGCGAGCGTCAAGAGCGCGACCCCGAACATGCCCGTCAAGAAGGGCGACGTCATCAGAGCGGTGATCGTCCGCACGAAGCGGCACGTCCGCCGTGCCGACGGAAGCACCCTGCGCTTCGACGACAATGCCTGCGTGGTCATCAACCCGCAGAACCTCGAACCGAGGGGTACCCGAATCTTCGGACCCGTCGCCCGCGAGCTCCGGGACGCCAACTTCATGAAGATCGTCTCGCTCGCACCGGAGGTCATCTGA
- the rplE gene encoding 50S ribosomal protein L5 — MARKEKEAGTQGKLPSARLKKVYKDKVVPALMEQFKYSSVMQVPRLVKVVVNMGTGSEEKELDKAMSDMQVITGQKPVSTAARKSISNFKVREGMKVGCRVTLRGDRAYHFLDKLATVALPRIRDFQGLSPKSFDGRGNFSMGLKEQLVFPEIDYDSFDKIRGMDITVCTTAKNDEEGKAFLKLMGMPLRDK, encoded by the coding sequence ATGGCACGCAAAGAGAAAGAAGCCGGTACGCAGGGCAAGTTGCCGTCGGCACGGCTCAAGAAGGTCTACAAGGACAAGGTCGTCCCGGCCCTGATGGAGCAGTTCAAGTACAGCTCCGTCATGCAGGTTCCGCGCCTCGTGAAGGTCGTGGTGAACATGGGGACGGGCAGCGAGGAGAAGGAGCTCGACAAGGCGATGTCGGACATGCAGGTCATCACGGGCCAAAAGCCGGTCTCGACCGCCGCCCGCAAGTCGATCTCGAACTTCAAAGTCCGGGAAGGCATGAAAGTCGGGTGCCGTGTCACGCTCCGTGGCGACCGCGCCTACCACTTCCTTGACAAACTCGCCACAGTGGCCCTGCCCCGTATCCGTGACTTCCAGGGCCTCTCGCCGAAGTCGTTCGACGGTCGTGGCAACTTCTCGATGGGCTTGAAAGAGCAGCTCGTCTTCCCGGAGATCGATTACGATTCGTTCGACAAGATCCGCGGTATGGACATCACGGTCTGCACGACGGCGAAGAACGACGAAGAAGGCAAAGCGTTCCTCAAGTTGATGGGAATGCCTCTCCGCGACAAGTAA
- a CDS encoding substrate-binding domain-containing protein: protein MRRTILPLLAGALLTLAGCGAGTDGSQGSGSADKGGNAGKPATSLKIAMIAKSSTNPVFLAAKTGAEAAAKEIKERDGVDVQVVWLTPETEDGQVQAQRIAQAVNDGADAVLISCSDATKVTGAINDAVDKNVAVMTFDSDAPDSKRFAFYGADDAEAGTLVMDELAHQIGEEGKVAVLAGNQNAPNLQKRAKGVEDAAKKFPRIQIVGTFYHAETPQDASAKVLQVMQANPEIKGWAMIGGWPLFARSLLDLDPAKVKIVAVDCLPAQLDYIDKGVAPVLFAQPTYEWGHTSVDIVYRKVIKGEAVEAVNKMSLVKVDKAGLSDWAKKLQDWGFSDIDQKYLK from the coding sequence ATGAGGCGCACGATCCTCCCACTCCTGGCCGGAGCCTTGCTGACGCTCGCGGGTTGCGGCGCGGGAACCGACGGTTCACAGGGCTCAGGTTCCGCCGACAAGGGCGGCAACGCCGGCAAGCCGGCCACGTCTCTGAAGATCGCCATGATCGCCAAGAGTTCCACTAACCCGGTCTTCCTGGCCGCGAAAACAGGCGCCGAAGCGGCAGCCAAGGAGATCAAGGAAAGGGACGGCGTCGACGTCCAAGTCGTCTGGCTGACCCCGGAGACCGAAGACGGCCAGGTCCAAGCCCAGCGCATCGCCCAAGCCGTCAACGACGGGGCCGACGCGGTCCTGATCTCTTGTTCGGACGCGACCAAAGTCACAGGCGCCATCAACGATGCGGTGGACAAGAACGTCGCGGTCATGACGTTCGACAGTGACGCGCCCGACTCTAAGCGGTTCGCCTTTTACGGCGCCGACGACGCGGAAGCGGGCACGCTCGTCATGGACGAACTCGCCCATCAAATCGGAGAAGAAGGAAAGGTCGCCGTCTTGGCCGGAAACCAGAACGCCCCGAACTTGCAGAAGCGGGCTAAGGGCGTCGAAGATGCCGCAAAGAAGTTCCCCAGAATCCAGATCGTCGGCACGTTCTATCACGCCGAAACGCCGCAGGACGCGAGCGCGAAGGTGCTCCAGGTCATGCAGGCGAACCCCGAGATCAAGGGCTGGGCGATGATCGGTGGGTGGCCCCTCTTCGCACGGTCGCTCCTCGATCTCGATCCGGCAAAGGTCAAAATCGTCGCGGTCGACTGCCTTCCCGCGCAACTTGACTACATCGACAAGGGCGTCGCCCCGGTGTTGTTCGCACAGCCGACCTACGAGTGGGGCCACACGAGCGTCGATATCGTCTACCGCAAGGTGATCAAGGGCGAAGCCGTGGAAGCCGTGAACAAAATGAGTCTGGTCAAGGTCGATAAAGCAGGCCTGAGCGATTGGGCCAAGAAACTGCAGGATTGGGGTTTTTCCGACATCGACCAGAAGTATCTTAAGTAG